One window of Amaranthus tricolor cultivar Red isolate AtriRed21 chromosome 11, ASM2621246v1, whole genome shotgun sequence genomic DNA carries:
- the LOC130826523 gene encoding uncharacterized protein LOC130826523, whose amino-acid sequence MQFIYVLPGWEGSAHDVRVLRNALTRPNGFRVTIIWSMGGIQTVRVFLLHIEGNYIILRNGHRQPQTAEEYYNMKHVRARNVIERCFGLLKGRWSILRSPSFFPIRTQGRIVMACCLLQNLIRKVMPTDDVEEENMSNDNSDNDSDDEVEYITTIATSDRWTNYRNTLAQDMFNAWRVLEMEVNTISQEGSSRGRGKNKRFWTCQEDSMLIKYLHQLSTDPKWKGEGGFKNGYMSRLEELINGELPSCGLKAFLHIESRIKHWSEKYSALAEMLSTSGFGWDADKKMLQVERAVFDEWAKVHKKAKGLYGVPFPHYDILEEIYAKDKATGDQSESFVEAINCIDVEVTKKSIFIASDEEDDADSRSRSTTHSIQFKKRSIKQENDNSTSSKEPKLKELKRKKNLQSDVDNLVSSLHEATSNFGKIFDNINVNLGTMANAWAKAEEREQKMDEKVNKVLEEVMKLDGISPSEALEVAKILIAEEHKLHIFYQAHSNLKKQYVLDLLKKK is encoded by the exons ATGCAATTTATCTATGTTCTTCCGGGTTGGGAAGGCTCTGCTCACGATGTTCGTGTTCTTCGCAATGCTCTCACTAGGCCAAATGGCTTTAGG GTAACTATTATATGGTCGATGGGGGGTATACAAACTGTGAGGGTTTTCTTGCTCCATATAGAGGGCAACTATATCATCTTAAGGAATGGACATAGACAACCACAAACTGCAGAAGAGTATTACAATATGAAGCATGTTCGAGCAAGAAATGTAATTGAAAGATGTTTTGGGTTACTTAAAGGGAGATGGAGTATACTTAGAAGCCCCTCCTTTTTCCCTATTCGAACTCAAGGACGTATTGTGATGGCTTGTTGTTtacttcaaaatttaataaGGAAAGTGATGCCCACAGATGATGTAGAAGAAGAGAATATGAGTAATGACAATTCCGATAACGATTCTGATGATGAAGTTGAATACATTACTACAATAGCTACTTCTGATCGATGGACTAATTATAGAAATACGTTAGCTCAAGATATGTTTAATGCTTGGAGG GTACTTGAAATGGAGGTGAATACCATTAGCCAAGAGGGAAGTAGTAGAGGGAGGGGCAAGAATAAGCGCTTTTGGACATGTCAAGAAGATTCGATGCTTATAAAGTATTTACACCAATTGTCTACTGATCCTAAGTGGAAAGGTGAGGGCGGTTTTAAAAATGGTTACATGAGTAGGTTGGAAGAGTTGATTAATGGTGAGCTTCCTAGTTGTGGTTTGAAGGCTTTTCTGCACATTGAATCAAGAATCAAACATTGGTCAGAGAAATACAGTGCACTAGCTGAGATGTTATCTACTTCGGGATTTGGATGGGATGCCGATAAGAAGATGTTGCAAGTAGAGAGAGCAGTGTTCGATGAATGGGCAAAG GTTCATAAGAAGGCTAAAGGATTGTATGGGGTACCTTTTCCTCACTATGACATCCTTGAGGAGATTTATGCTAAAGATAAGGCCACGGGTGATCAAAGTGAGTCTTTTGTGGAAGCAATCAATTGCATAGATGTTGAAGTTACAAAGAAGTCAATTTTCATAGCTAGTGATGAGGAGGATGATGCTGATTCAAGAAGTCGGTCAACTACTCACTCTATACAATTCAAGAAGCGCTCGATTAAACAAGAGAATGATAATTCAACATCTTCAAAAGAACCCAAGCTCAAGGAATTGAAACGAAAGAAAAATCTTCAAAGTGATGTTGATAATTTGGTTTCTTCTCTTCATGAAGCTACAAGTAATTTCGggaaaatttttgataatattaatGTTAATCTTGGCACAATGGCTAATGCGTGGGCCAAAGCCGAGGAGAGAGAGCAGAAGATGGATGAAAAAGTGAATAAAGTCTTGGAAGAGGTTATGAAATTAGATGGCATCTCACCCTCTGAAGCTTTAGAAGTAGCTAAAATTCTCATTGCTGAAGAACACAAGCTTCACATCTTTTATCAAGCTCATTCGAACCTCAAGAAACAATATGTGCTCGATCTTCTTAAGAAAAAATGA